A window of the Oscillospiraceae bacterium genome harbors these coding sequences:
- a CDS encoding ferrous iron transport protein A: MTLDKLPIGKEAVIAQVGGEGALRRHMLEMGLTPHTHVKVRKVAPMGDPIQIELRGYELTLRIADAQKITLEDEK; the protein is encoded by the coding sequence ATGACGCTGGATAAGCTTCCGATCGGCAAAGAGGCCGTTATCGCCCAGGTGGGCGGTGAGGGGGCGCTGCGCCGCCACATGCTTGAAATGGGCCTTACCCCGCATACACATGTAAAGGTGCGTAAAGTGGCGCCTATGGGTGACCCAATCCAAATAGAGCTGCGCGGCTATGAACTGACCCTGCGCATTGCGGATGCGCAGAAAATTACTCTGGAGGATGAGAAATGA
- the feoB gene encoding ferrous iron transport protein B — translation MIFALAGNQNCGKTTLFNQLTGSNQHVGNFPGVTVERKDGTIRGHKDAVVVDLPGIYSLSPYTDEEIVTRDFILKNHPDGIINIVDATNIERNLYLTMQLIELDQPMVVCLNMMDEVRNNGGTIRINELEKELGVPVIPIAASKDEGIDELIDTLLETAEQKRKPMRQDFCAGPMHRCIHAVAHLIEDHAQRAGVPLRFAATKLVEGDDPMLQALKLNQNEVELLGHTVKEMEHDMNTDREAAVADMRYTFIEKLCSNTVVKPKESVEHRRSVRIDAVLTNKYLAIPIFLGIMLLIFWLTFGVIGAGLSDLLSAGISAVTAAAAKGLTAYGINPVVKSLLINGVFAGVGSVLSFLPTIVVLFFFLSLLEDSGYMARVAFVMDKLLRKIGLSGRSFVPMLIGFGCSVPAIMATRTLSSERDRKMTILLTPFMSCSAKLPIYTMFTLAFFPRYRALVMICLYVGGMAMGVLSALILKHTVFHGEPVPFVMELPNYRLPTPRNTGLLVWEKAKDFMQRAFTVIFLASIIIWFLQSFDTRLNPVSSSSNSMLAMIGRFIAPIFVPLGFNDWRASTALITGFTAKEAVVSTFAVLTGASGSALPQVLSHMFTPITAISFLIFTLLYTPCVAAITSVRREMNSHLSALAMVLYQTGFAWLIAFAFYQIVSHI, via the coding sequence ATGATATTTGCACTGGCAGGCAACCAAAACTGCGGCAAAACAACCCTGTTCAATCAGCTGACCGGCAGCAACCAGCATGTCGGCAACTTTCCCGGTGTTACAGTAGAGAGAAAGGACGGCACAATTCGTGGGCATAAAGATGCGGTGGTGGTGGACTTACCGGGCATTTATTCCCTGTCGCCCTATACGGACGAAGAAATCGTAACACGTGATTTTATATTAAAGAATCACCCAGACGGCATTATTAATATTGTAGATGCGACCAATATCGAGCGAAATTTGTACCTGACCATGCAACTCATTGAGCTGGACCAGCCAATGGTTGTCTGCCTTAACATGATGGATGAAGTGCGCAACAACGGCGGCACCATTCGCATTAACGAACTGGAGAAAGAGCTGGGGGTTCCGGTCATTCCCATTGCTGCCAGCAAAGACGAGGGTATCGACGAGCTGATTGACACCCTGCTGGAAACGGCTGAGCAAAAGCGCAAGCCAATGCGGCAGGACTTTTGTGCCGGCCCAATGCACCGCTGTATTCACGCGGTGGCGCATTTGATTGAGGACCACGCACAGCGGGCTGGGGTGCCCCTGCGCTTTGCCGCCACGAAACTAGTGGAGGGTGACGACCCTATGCTCCAGGCTTTGAAGCTCAACCAAAACGAAGTGGAGCTTTTGGGGCATACCGTAAAAGAAATGGAACACGATATGAATACCGACCGCGAGGCAGCTGTGGCCGATATGCGCTATACGTTTATAGAGAAGCTCTGCAGCAATACGGTTGTAAAGCCAAAGGAAAGCGTAGAGCACCGGCGAAGCGTGCGCATTGACGCTGTCTTGACGAATAAGTATTTGGCAATTCCTATTTTTCTGGGAATCATGCTTCTTATTTTCTGGCTGACGTTCGGCGTCATTGGCGCGGGGCTCAGTGACCTGCTTTCTGCAGGTATCAGCGCAGTGACAGCCGCGGCCGCAAAAGGCTTGACGGCCTATGGGATCAACCCGGTCGTAAAGTCGCTGCTGATAAACGGCGTCTTTGCCGGCGTGGGCAGTGTGCTTTCCTTTTTGCCCACCATTGTGGTACTGTTCTTTTTTCTCTCCCTTTTGGAGGACAGCGGTTATATGGCGCGTGTCGCCTTTGTCATGGATAAGCTGCTGCGCAAAATTGGCCTTTCCGGCCGCAGTTTTGTGCCAATGCTCATCGGCTTTGGCTGCTCGGTGCCGGCAATTATGGCGACCCGCACTCTTTCCAGTGAGCGCGACCGCAAAATGACCATCCTGCTCACGCCCTTTATGAGCTGCAGCGCAAAGCTGCCCATTTATACCATGTTTACTTTGGCCTTTTTCCCGCGGTACCGCGCGCTAGTGATGATTTGCCTGTATGTGGGCGGCATGGCAATGGGGGTGCTGAGCGCACTGATTTTAAAGCATACTGTGTTTCACGGCGAGCCGGTTCCTTTTGTTATGGAGCTGCCAAATTACCGCCTGCCTACTCCGCGCAACACGGGGCTTTTAGTGTGGGAAAAGGCAAAGGACTTTATGCAGCGTGCCTTTACTGTCATCTTTCTGGCCTCTATTATCATTTGGTTCCTTCAGAGCTTTGACACGCGCCTCAACCCGGTTTCTTCCAGCAGCAACAGCATGCTTGCCATGATCGGCCGCTTTATTGCGCCAATCTTTGTGCCGCTGGGCTTTAATGACTGGCGCGCAAGCACTGCACTGATTACCGGTTTTACCGCGAAAGAGGCCGTGGTCAGCACTTTTGCCGTTTTGACAGGGGCCAGCGGATCTGCTTTGCCACAAGTGCTTTCGCATATGTTTACGCCGATTACTGCGATTTCTTTCCTGATTTTCACCCTGCTATATACTCCCTGTGTTGCAGCAATCACATCGGTTCGCCGCGAGATGAATTCTCATCTTTCCGCGCTTGCCATGGTGCTTTACCAGACGGGATTTGCGTGGCTGATTGCCTTTGCTTTTTACCAGATCGTTTCCCATATCTAA
- a CDS encoding peptide chain release factor 3, whose amino-acid sequence MADYKQEIKRRRTFAIISHPDAGKTTLTEKLLLYGGAIQQAGMVKGKRNMKHAVSDWMDIEKQRGISVTSSVMQFEYDNYCINILDTPGHEDFSEDTYRTLMAADSAVMVIDAAKGVEKQTRKLFKVCTLRNIPIFTFINKMDRDARSPYDLTDQIEQELGIKTYAINWPIGSGRDFKGVYDRAEKKILTFTAEETANGKHQVEESASDLNDPKLSGLLGEDLLSTLKDDVELLDGAGEDFSLDEVRKGNLSPVFFGSALTNFGVEPFLKEFLRMTTPPLPRHADIGLVDPMDPDFSAFIFKIQANMNKNHRDRIAFMRICSGEFDRGMEVMHMQGGRKIKLMAPQQLMAEQREVIDHAYAGDIIGVFDPGVFSIGDTLCAPNKKFCFSGIPTFAPEHFARVSPQDTMKRKQFVKGITQIAQEGAIQIFQELNGSMEEVIVGAVGQLQFEVLEYRLKNEYNVNIRMESMPQEYIRCIDNDEEDFDPKALDLTSDSRCIQDLKGNRLLIFVSEWNITWATQHNPQLRLSEFGGAKR is encoded by the coding sequence ATGGCTGACTATAAACAGGAAATTAAGCGGCGGCGTACCTTTGCAATCATCTCGCACCCGGACGCCGGCAAAACAACTTTGACCGAAAAGCTGCTGCTTTACGGCGGGGCTATTCAGCAGGCCGGTATGGTCAAAGGCAAGCGCAACATGAAACACGCCGTTTCAGACTGGATGGATATCGAAAAGCAGCGCGGCATTTCGGTCACTTCTTCTGTCATGCAGTTTGAGTATGACAATTACTGCATCAATATTTTGGATACCCCCGGCCATGAGGACTTTTCAGAGGACACCTACCGCACCCTGATGGCCGCCGACAGCGCTGTGATGGTCATTGACGCCGCCAAGGGCGTGGAAAAGCAAACCCGCAAGCTTTTTAAAGTCTGCACCCTGCGCAATATTCCGATTTTTACGTTTATCAATAAAATGGACCGCGATGCACGCAGTCCCTATGACCTGACTGACCAAATTGAGCAGGAGCTCGGCATTAAGACCTACGCAATCAACTGGCCTATCGGCAGCGGCCGCGACTTTAAGGGCGTCTATGACCGGGCAGAGAAAAAGATTCTCACTTTTACCGCTGAAGAAACCGCCAACGGCAAGCACCAGGTTGAGGAATCCGCCAGCGACCTGAATGACCCAAAGCTTTCTGGCCTTTTGGGTGAAGACCTGCTCTCCACTTTAAAAGATGATGTGGAGCTTTTGGACGGCGCAGGAGAGGACTTCTCTCTGGATGAAGTGCGCAAGGGCAACCTTTCGCCTGTCTTTTTCGGCTCGGCACTGACAAACTTCGGTGTAGAACCGTTTTTAAAGGAATTTTTGCGCATGACAACGCCGCCCCTGCCGCGCCATGCCGACATTGGGCTTGTCGACCCGATGGACCCGGATTTTTCCGCATTTATCTTTAAAATACAGGCAAACATGAATAAAAACCACCGCGACCGTATCGCCTTTATGCGCATCTGCTCCGGCGAATTTGACCGCGGCATGGAGGTCATGCACATGCAGGGCGGGCGCAAAATCAAGCTGATGGCCCCCCAGCAGCTGATGGCTGAGCAGCGCGAAGTGATTGACCACGCCTATGCGGGCGATATCATCGGCGTGTTTGACCCCGGCGTTTTCTCCATTGGCGACACGCTCTGCGCACCGAACAAAAAATTCTGTTTCAGCGGAATTCCCACCTTTGCGCCAGAACATTTTGCGCGTGTTTCCCCGCAGGACACCATGAAGCGCAAGCAGTTTGTAAAGGGCATTACCCAAATTGCACAGGAAGGTGCAATCCAGATTTTTCAGGAACTCAATGGCAGCATGGAAGAAGTCATTGTCGGCGCAGTGGGCCAGCTGCAGTTTGAAGTACTGGAGTACCGCCTGAAAAACGAATACAATGTGAATATCCGCATGGAAAGCATGCCGCAGGAGTACATTCGCTGTATCGACAACGATGAAGAGGACTTTGACCCCAAGGCACTCGATCTGACAAGCGATTCCCGCTGCATACAGGACCTAAAAGGCAACCGCCTGCTGATTTTTGTCAGCGAATGGAATATCACCTGGGCCACACAGCACAACCCACAGCTGCGCCTGAGCGAATTTGGCGGAGCAAAGCGGTAA
- a CDS encoding GNAT family N-acetyltransferase — MTDAEKTQAAIRLLQREPLMYIDMLEPLRRGYAEVLYVGKDGVQLEVRGTVMQAAADEAAAERLAERAPQTPLLFVAHSKADKAAFEKCRRASEKFPVKGCNPCRFAIYTGKKPLPVSPEVSIRQLTLDYAPAISRQYHLFDNLSYIKKLLQKGVFYGAFFEDELAGFIGEHAEGSLGMLEVYPKFRRRGVATALEADAANRSLAKGQVPFGDVIVGNNASFALQHSMGFEMPEKLHYWLLAD, encoded by the coding sequence GTGACGGATGCAGAAAAGACACAGGCGGCAATCCGCCTGTTGCAGCGGGAGCCGCTTATGTATATCGACATGCTTGAGCCGCTGCGGCGCGGCTATGCAGAAGTCCTGTATGTCGGGAAAGACGGTGTGCAGCTGGAAGTGCGCGGCACGGTTATGCAGGCTGCAGCAGATGAAGCTGCCGCTGAAAGGCTGGCAGAAAGGGCCCCGCAGACTCCGCTGCTGTTTGTAGCGCACAGCAAAGCGGACAAGGCTGCGTTTGAAAAGTGTCGCCGCGCCTCGGAAAAGTTCCCGGTCAAGGGCTGCAACCCCTGCCGCTTTGCCATCTATACTGGAAAGAAGCCGCTGCCGGTTTCGCCGGAAGTTTCTATTCGGCAGCTGACACTCGACTATGCGCCGGCGATCAGCCGGCAGTATCATCTGTTTGACAACCTGTCGTATATTAAAAAGCTTTTACAAAAAGGTGTGTTTTATGGGGCCTTTTTTGAAGACGAGCTGGCGGGCTTTATCGGCGAGCACGCTGAGGGATCTTTGGGTATGCTGGAAGTATACCCGAAATTCCGCCGCAGGGGTGTTGCCACTGCACTGGAGGCTGACGCCGCAAACCGCAGCCTTGCAAAAGGGCAGGTTCCCTTTGGCGACGTGATTGTGGGCAACAACGCCTCCTTTGCGCTGCAGCACTCTATGGGCTTTGAAATGCCGGAAAAGCTGCATTACTGGCTGCTGGCAGACTGA
- a CDS encoding transcriptional repressor, with protein MADEMLKAKELKTTRRREAILAVLRAAQRPMTAEDVYLAVLPNMHMSVSTAYRTLATLSDKEILLKEMGQDGKTYFRLNDHRHCHFLRCTGCGEVIELSGCPIEQLEKEWAEKTGYQIIGHSLELSGLCPKCAAKKKDEKPHDK; from the coding sequence ATGGCTGATGAAATGCTGAAAGCGAAAGAATTGAAAACGACCCGCCGGCGTGAAGCAATTCTGGCGGTTCTGCGCGCTGCGCAAAGACCTATGACAGCTGAGGATGTTTACCTTGCCGTGCTGCCCAATATGCACATGAGCGTCTCTACCGCTTACCGTACGCTGGCGACTCTTTCGGACAAAGAGATTCTGCTCAAAGAAATGGGGCAGGACGGCAAAACATATTTCCGCCTGAATGACCACCGCCACTGTCATTTCCTGCGCTGCACCGGCTGCGGCGAGGTCATCGAGCTTTCCGGCTGTCCGATTGAGCAACTGGAAAAAGAGTGGGCGGAAAAGACTGGCTATCAGATTATCGGACACAGCTTAGAGCTTTCGGGGCTGTGCCCGAAATGCGCAGCAAAAAAGAAGGATGAGAAACCGCATGATAAATGA
- a CDS encoding tRNA threonylcarbamoyladenosine dehydratase, with protein MINEFSRSELLLGRQSMQKLENCAVLLFGVGGVGGFAAEALCRCGVGSFTLVDSDTVSLTNLNRQVIALHSTIGQYKTDVMKRRMEDINPAVQVKSCRCFYTTDNAADFDFTAYDYVIDAVDTVSSKLLIAQTAYQAGVPVISAMGAGNKLDPTRFCVADIFETQVDPLARVMRRELRKRSIPALKVVYSDEVPLVPAAGEEMPAPGRRVTPGSVSFVPSVEGLVLASAVIHDLTEPKSEEAND; from the coding sequence ATGATAAATGAATTTTCGCGCAGCGAGCTGCTTTTGGGCCGACAGTCCATGCAAAAACTGGAAAACTGCGCGGTGCTGCTTTTTGGTGTGGGCGGCGTGGGCGGCTTTGCTGCAGAGGCACTGTGCCGCTGCGGCGTGGGCAGCTTTACTTTGGTCGACAGCGACACCGTGAGCCTTACCAATTTAAATAGGCAGGTTATTGCCCTGCACAGCACCATTGGCCAGTACAAGACTGATGTGATGAAGCGGCGAATGGAAGACATTAACCCCGCAGTACAGGTGAAAAGCTGCCGCTGCTTTTACACAACCGACAATGCGGCGGATTTTGATTTTACTGCCTATGATTATGTGATTGACGCGGTCGATACCGTGAGCAGCAAACTCCTGATTGCACAGACGGCCTATCAGGCGGGTGTGCCGGTGATCAGCGCGATGGGCGCCGGCAACAAACTGGACCCGACCCGCTTTTGTGTTGCTGATATTTTTGAAACGCAGGTAGACCCGCTTGCCCGCGTAATGCGCCGAGAACTGCGCAAACGGAGTATACCTGCGCTGAAAGTAGTTTACAGTGACGAGGTGCCTTTGGTGCCTGCTGCCGGTGAAGAAATGCCTGCACCCGGCCGCCGGGTCACGCCCGGCAGCGTGAGCTTTGTGCCCAGCGTAGAGGGGCTTGTGCTTGCAAGCGCTGTCATACACGACTTAACGGAACCAAAATCGGAGGAAGCCAATGATTAA
- a CDS encoding HAD family phosphatase, whose amino-acid sequence MIKAALFDMDGTLFDTERIDHDAWVAVGLPEELYWHCIGRSRSAILDILHNGLHQDPLPFYDCYHRKTEEFLQKGIPKKPGADYILSFLQKKGCAMALVTSSRQERAERNLARAGVQQYFQAVISGDQIVHSKPAPDIFLKAAQCLNCVPKDCMVVEDSFNGVRSGRAAGMFTVMVPDLLQPSDEIRGMADAVLPSLREIAPLFEKRNAPRA is encoded by the coding sequence ATGATTAAAGCGGCCCTTTTTGATATGGACGGCACACTGTTTGATACGGAACGAATCGACCACGACGCATGGGTGGCTGTCGGCCTGCCAGAGGAACTTTACTGGCACTGCATTGGCCGTTCCCGCAGTGCCATTTTAGACATCCTGCACAACGGTCTGCATCAGGACCCCCTGCCTTTTTATGACTGCTATCATAGGAAAACAGAAGAATTCCTGCAGAAAGGAATTCCCAAAAAGCCGGGTGCCGATTATATTCTGTCGTTTCTGCAGAAAAAGGGATGTGCTATGGCTTTAGTGACTTCTTCCCGGCAGGAGCGCGCCGAAAGAAACCTTGCCCGCGCCGGGGTGCAGCAGTATTTTCAGGCCGTGATTTCGGGTGACCAAATTGTTCACAGCAAGCCTGCACCGGATATTTTTTTGAAGGCTGCACAGTGTCTAAACTGCGTGCCCAAAGACTGCATGGTGGTGGAGGACAGCTTTAACGGTGTGCGCAGCGGCCGCGCCGCCGGTATGTTTACAGTTATGGTGCCAGATCTGCTGCAGCCAAGTGATGAGATACGCGGTATGGCAGATGCTGTGCTGCCCTCTTTAAGAGAGATTGCGCCGCTTTTTGAAAAGCGGAATGCACCTCGCGCTTGA
- a CDS encoding valine--tRNA ligase, producing the protein MSRELAKTYNPGEVEDRIYDFWMQGGYFHAEPDPKKKPYTIVIPPPNITGQLHLGHAMDETLQDILIRWRRMQGYSALWVPGTDHASIATEAKIVEAMRKEGLTKEQIGREAFLKRAWAWKDKFGGRIDQQLRKLGVSCDWQRERFTLDEGCSKAVREVFVRLYDKGLIYRGERIINWCPHCKTTISDAEVEFEEKDGSFWHIRYPFKDGSGCLELATTRPETMLGDTAVAVHPDDERYKDIVGKTLILPLVGREIPVVADEYVEKDFGTGVVKITPAHDPNDFEVGRRHNLEVINVMNEDGSINENGGKYAGMSGLDARKQIVKELDEQGYLVSIEPIKHNVGTCYRCHSTIEPRVSKQWFVKMEPLAKPAIEAVRSGKVRFIPERMEKIYYNWMENIRDWCISRQLWWGHRIPAWYCDDCGETVVARTAPDTCPKCGGHHLHQDSDTLDTWFSSALWPFSVLGWPDKTKDLSYYFPTNTLVTGYDIIFFWVARMIFSSLEQTGEVPFHTVFFHGLVRDSQGRKMSKSLGNGIDPLKVIDQYGADALRFTLITGISPGNDTRYSDERVQASRNFANKIWNASRFILMNIEGKDVPNALPKTLTMEDKWILDSFNTLAKEINDNLEKFEFGIAAQKLHDFIWDKFCDWFIEIAKIRLQSGDEQAAQQVRQVLVWVMTRTLALLHPFMPYITEEIWQTLPHTGDALMMAKYPAYDAALSFPQDAAKMESIMAAVRGVRNRRSEMNVEPSRKTVLYIATEKQDVFRAGEAIFKRLAYASGIQVAPSFDLEGAVTIVTSDAKVYIQMDELVDKKAERARLEKELATAQKGYQNAAAKLKNEKFMSKAPEKVVNGVRDNAQKLKERIALITSSLEALK; encoded by the coding sequence ATGAGCAGGGAACTTGCAAAGACGTATAATCCCGGCGAAGTGGAAGACCGCATCTATGATTTTTGGATGCAGGGTGGTTATTTTCACGCGGAACCGGACCCTAAAAAGAAACCATATACCATTGTTATCCCGCCGCCGAACATCACTGGCCAGCTGCACCTGGGCCATGCTATGGATGAAACGCTGCAGGATATCCTTATTCGCTGGCGCCGTATGCAGGGCTACAGCGCTTTGTGGGTGCCTGGCACCGACCATGCCTCCATTGCAACCGAGGCAAAAATCGTTGAGGCCATGCGCAAAGAGGGCTTAACCAAAGAGCAGATTGGCCGCGAGGCGTTCTTAAAGCGTGCGTGGGCGTGGAAAGATAAATTTGGCGGGCGCATTGACCAGCAGCTGCGCAAACTTGGCGTTTCCTGCGACTGGCAGCGCGAGCGCTTTACTCTGGACGAGGGCTGCAGCAAAGCTGTACGTGAGGTCTTTGTGCGCCTTTACGACAAGGGCCTTATCTACCGTGGCGAGCGTATTATCAACTGGTGCCCGCACTGCAAAACCACTATTTCTGACGCGGAAGTCGAGTTTGAGGAAAAGGACGGCTCTTTCTGGCATATCCGCTATCCGTTTAAAGACGGCAGCGGCTGCCTTGAGCTTGCCACAACCCGCCCGGAAACCATGCTGGGTGATACCGCCGTGGCAGTGCACCCCGACGATGAGCGTTACAAAGATATTGTTGGCAAAACGCTGATTCTGCCGCTGGTTGGGCGCGAAATTCCTGTCGTTGCAGATGAGTACGTCGAAAAGGACTTTGGTACCGGCGTTGTAAAAATCACCCCGGCACATGACCCCAACGACTTTGAAGTAGGCCGCCGCCATAATTTGGAAGTCATCAACGTGATGAACGAAGACGGCTCTATCAACGAAAACGGCGGAAAATACGCGGGTATGTCGGGCCTGGATGCCCGTAAACAGATTGTAAAAGAACTGGATGAGCAGGGCTATTTGGTCAGCATCGAGCCGATTAAGCACAATGTCGGCACCTGCTACCGCTGCCACAGCACCATTGAGCCTCGTGTTTCCAAGCAGTGGTTTGTCAAAATGGAGCCACTGGCAAAGCCAGCCATTGAGGCCGTGCGCTCTGGCAAAGTTCGCTTTATTCCGGAGCGTATGGAGAAAATTTATTACAACTGGATGGAAAATATCCGCGACTGGTGCATTTCGCGTCAGCTGTGGTGGGGGCACCGCATTCCTGCGTGGTACTGCGATGACTGCGGCGAAACCGTTGTTGCCCGCACCGCCCCGGACACCTGCCCTAAGTGCGGTGGTCATCACCTGCACCAGGATTCGGATACTCTAGACACCTGGTTCAGCTCTGCTCTGTGGCCTTTCAGTGTACTGGGCTGGCCGGATAAGACCAAAGACCTCAGCTATTACTTCCCGACCAATACTTTGGTTACGGGCTATGACATTATTTTCTTCTGGGTGGCGCGCATGATCTTCTCCAGTTTGGAGCAGACCGGGGAAGTTCCGTTCCATACGGTATTTTTCCACGGCCTGGTGCGTGACAGCCAGGGCCGCAAGATGAGCAAATCCCTCGGCAACGGCATTGACCCGCTGAAAGTCATTGACCAGTACGGTGCAGACGCACTGCGCTTTACGCTGATTACCGGTATCAGCCCCGGCAACGACACCCGCTACTCCGATGAGCGCGTGCAGGCAAGCCGCAACTTTGCAAATAAAATTTGGAATGCATCCCGCTTCATCTTAATGAATATCGAAGGAAAAGATGTACCGAATGCCTTGCCCAAAACGCTTACCATGGAGGATAAGTGGATTCTTGATTCCTTTAATACCCTTGCAAAGGAAATCAACGACAATCTGGAGAAGTTCGAGTTTGGCATTGCCGCGCAGAAACTGCATGATTTCATTTGGGACAAGTTCTGTGACTGGTTCATTGAGATTGCAAAGATTCGCCTGCAAAGCGGCGACGAGCAGGCTGCCCAGCAGGTGCGGCAGGTCTTAGTGTGGGTTATGACCCGCACGCTTGCACTTCTGCATCCGTTTATGCCGTATATTACCGAGGAAATCTGGCAGACATTGCCACACACCGGCGATGCGCTGATGATGGCAAAGTACCCGGCCTATGACGCGGCGCTCTCTTTCCCGCAGGACGCGGCAAAGATGGAGAGCATTATGGCGGCCGTGCGCGGGGTGCGCAACCGCCGCTCTGAAATGAATGTAGAGCCTTCGCGCAAAACTGTACTGTATATCGCTACGGAAAAGCAGGACGTTTTCCGCGCAGGCGAGGCGATCTTTAAGCGGCTGGCCTATGCAAGCGGCATTCAGGTTGCACCATCCTTTGACCTGGAGGGTGCCGTCACCATTGTCACCTCTGATGCAAAAGTGTATATTCAGATGGATGAATTGGTAGATAAAAAAGCGGAGCGCGCCCGGCTGGAAAAAGAGTTGGCAACTGCACAGAAGGGCTATCAGAACGCCGCAGCAAAGTTGAAAAACGAGAAGTTTATGTCCAAGGCACCGGAAAAGGTAGTAAACGGCGTGCGCGACAATGCCCAAAAATTAAAAGAGCGCATTGCGCTGATTACTTCTAGTCTGGAAGCGCTAAAATGA
- a CDS encoding bifunctional folylpolyglutamate synthase/dihydrofolate synthase encodes MTYEKVLKQIFALHRFKKVPGLANLRVLLHTLGDPQKKLRFVHVAGTNGKGSVSTMTASVLQHSGFRTGLFTSPFVIDFRERMQINGSMISPEELVNVAEKVFPPLLQMERGGQEISEFEAVTALGLCWFAQQKCDLVVLEVGLGGRLDATNVIAKPMCAVITHISYDHTEILGDTLTKIAGEKCGILKEGCNVVCAPGQAPEALAIIRQTAKERHCFLTEAREENLQVCQSTLSGTDFQYRGHQLHLPLAGAYQVRNAAAALACVSVLKNRCGLWQITAETCREGLAAVKMSARFEVFAGTPPAVLDGAHNPDGAAALADSLRRFLSGRRLAAVTGMCADKDTGHFVHTLAPLFADAIAVPVRNPRAMPPQVLADLWQAAGVPAEAACTPLEGLAQAATLAGSGGAVIVCGSLYLAGEVRPLLLDRE; translated from the coding sequence ATGACTTATGAAAAGGTGCTGAAGCAGATTTTTGCACTGCACCGATTTAAAAAAGTGCCGGGGCTTGCCAACCTGCGGGTGCTGCTTCACACCCTAGGTGACCCGCAGAAAAAGCTGCGCTTTGTGCATGTGGCCGGAACAAATGGCAAAGGTTCTGTCAGTACGATGACCGCCTCTGTTTTGCAGCACAGCGGCTTTCGCACCGGGCTTTTCACGTCGCCATTTGTCATTGATTTCCGTGAGCGTATGCAGATAAATGGAAGCATGATTTCGCCGGAAGAATTGGTGAACGTGGCCGAAAAAGTCTTTCCGCCGTTGCTGCAGATGGAGCGCGGCGGGCAGGAAATTTCCGAGTTTGAGGCTGTCACAGCCCTGGGTCTGTGCTGGTTTGCACAGCAAAAGTGTGACTTGGTGGTACTGGAAGTGGGCCTTGGTGGGCGGCTGGATGCCACCAACGTCATTGCAAAGCCGATGTGTGCGGTCATTACGCATATTTCGTATGACCATACAGAAATTTTGGGCGATACGCTGACCAAAATTGCCGGGGAAAAGTGCGGCATTCTCAAAGAGGGCTGCAATGTGGTTTGTGCGCCTGGACAGGCGCCCGAAGCACTTGCCATTATTCGGCAAACGGCAAAGGAACGGCACTGCTTTTTGACAGAGGCGCGGGAAGAGAATCTGCAGGTATGCCAAAGCACGCTTTCCGGTACAGACTTTCAGTACCGCGGGCATCAGCTGCATCTGCCGCTTGCAGGGGCATACCAAGTGCGCAATGCGGCGGCGGCTCTGGCGTGTGTTTCTGTTTTAAAAAATCGCTGCGGGCTGTGGCAGATTACTGCCGAGACCTGCAGAGAGGGCCTGGCGGCGGTGAAAATGTCCGCACGGTTTGAAGTCTTTGCCGGTACGCCGCCGGCAGTGCTCGATGGTGCTCATAATCCGGATGGAGCCGCCGCTTTGGCGGATTCGCTGCGGCGCTTTCTGTCTGGCAGGCGCCTTGCCGCAGTGACCGGTATGTGCGCCGATAAAGATACTGGGCACTTTGTACACACGCTTGCTCCGCTTTTTGCCGATGCCATTGCGGTGCCTGTACGAAACCCACGGGCAATGCCGCCACAGGTATTGGCAGACCTTTGGCAGGCGGCAGGCGTGCCTGCTGAGGCAGCCTGTACCCCGCTGGAGGGTTTGGCGCAGGCTGCGACGCTTGCAGGCAGCGGCGGGGCGGTTATTGTCTGCGGCTCCCTCTACCTTGCCGGAGAGGTGCGCCCGCTGCTTTTAGACAGGGAATGA
- the crcB gene encoding fluoride efflux transporter CrcB, with protein sequence MNLLINCICVGCGGMLGAVARYLLGYLPIKPENGFPVITLLINIAGAFFIGLIAALAGRGSGMDPRLLLFLKVGICGGFTTFSTFSLESVSLLQQGRYLTGIGYILCSVIFCVAAVAGAELLVQNCGALSANSAT encoded by the coding sequence ATGAATCTTCTTATCAACTGCATTTGTGTCGGCTGCGGCGGTATGCTGGGGGCCGTGGCACGCTATCTGCTGGGTTATCTGCCGATTAAACCGGAAAATGGCTTTCCGGTTATTACGCTGCTCATCAATATTGCCGGTGCTTTCTTCATTGGTCTTATTGCGGCGCTTGCTGGCAGAGGCAGCGGCATGGACCCACGCCTGCTTCTGTTTTTAAAAGTGGGTATCTGCGGCGGCTTTACAACTTTCTCTACTTTTTCACTCGAAAGTGTTTCCCTTTTACAGCAGGGCCGGTACCTGACGGGGATCGGCTATATTCTGTGCAGTGTCATTTTCTGCGTGGCGGCTGTGGCCGGGGCAGAGCTGCTGGTGCAGAACTGCGGTGCTCTGTCTGCCAATTCTGCAACCTGA